A segment of the Streptomyces sp. XD-27 genome:
TTCGTCGGCCGCCGCGACCAGCGCCGGATCGGGCAGGTCACCGACATGCGTCCCCAGCACCTCGCGGAGTCCGGCGCGCAACCGCAGCGCGAGGGCGTGGTCCTCGGCGGTCACGCGGCGGGCCCGGTCGAACAGCCCTTGGTCGAGCAGCCAGGTGGCGAGCCCGGCAGGCGAGGCGAGGGCGTCGGTGCCCGCGTCCACGTCGAGGGTGTTGGCGAACGCCTCGATGAGTTGGGCCGAGGCCGGGGCCTGGAGCATCTGTCACCTCCCTGGCCTCCCACCCTACCGCTCTAACCGGCTAACGGTTTTGGTGGTGGCGCGCGAGCCTCGTCCTGTGCCAGACTCGTATCCATCAACCGGCTAACGTGATAGGCGGTTAGGGAGGGGGAGGGTTGATGGTCGGACAGGCCGTGCTCTCCGCGCCGGGAGGCGGCGCGGAGACGGGTGCCGTCGAGCCGGGCCCGGCCGCCGAGGAGCGGCGCGGCAGGCGCAACACCGTGGTCCTGCTGGCGTTCACCGCGATCACCAACCTCGCGGACGGCGTCACCAAGATCGCCCTGCCGCTGCTGGCGGCCCGGGAGACCGGGTCGCCGACCCTGGTGGCGGCGGTATCGCTCACCTTGTCGCTGCCCTGGCTGCTGGTCGCCCTGCATGTCGGCGTCCTGGTCGACCGGTGCGACCGCCGTCGGCTGCTGTGGGCCGCCGACGCGACGCGGCTGCTCGCGGTGGGCGCGTTGTTCTGGGCCGCCACGGGGGATCGGCTGTCCATACCGTTCCTTTGTGTGGGTGGCGCGCTCCTCGGCGTCGCGGAGGTCGTCGCTCTCACCGCGGCCGGCGCCGCGATCCCTTCCCTGGTTCCGCCCGCCGGACGGGAGCGTGCCAACGCGTGGATCGCCGGGGCGGAGACGGTCTGCAACGAGTTCTGCGGACCGTTCGTGGGCGGACTGCTGCTCGCGGCAGGGGCGGGCTTCGCCCTCGGTATGACGTGGGCGTCCTACCTCGCGTCCTCACTGCTGCTTCTGCTGCTGGTGGGCCGGTTCCGGGCGGTGCGACGGCAGCCCGAACAGGGGCGGGCTCCCGAACAGGGCTGGGCTGAGAGCGGGGGTGGCGACGGCGATGGCCGGTCGGTCCACCGGGACATCGCCGCGGGGCTGCGTTTCGTATGGCGGCAGCGGCTGCTGCGTACGATGTCGTTCATCCTCACGGTCCTGTGCGCCTGCTGGGGCGGGTGGCTGGCGCTGATGCCGCTGTACGCCACCACGACCATGGGGCTGACGGCGCGTGAGTACGGCACCGTCCTGAGCGCGCTCGGCCTCGGCGGCCTCATGGGCGCCGTCGTCGTCACCCGGCTCAACCGGTGCCTGGGGCGCCGCCGGGTGATGTTCGCCGATCTGATCGGCACCCTGGCGATGATGGCTCTGCCCGCCCTCACCACCGACTTGTGGGCCGTCGCCTTGGCCACGTTCGCTGGCGGGATGGGCGGCACCCTGTGGTCGGTCAACGCCCGCACCCTCAGCCAGCAGCTGGTTCCCGACCACATGCTCGGCCGCACCAACGCGGTCAGCCGCCTCTTCAGCTGGGGCGCCATGCCGGTCGGGGCGGGAGCGATCGGCGTCCTGGCCGAGTGGCTCGGCCCGCGACCGGCGTTCCTGGTCTTCGCGGTCGCGGTGGCCGCCACCGTCCCGTTCTTCCTGCGGGTGCCGATACCGGGCCCGGCGGACCGCCATCCCGGTCAGCCGTTATCGAAGATGTCGCGCAACTCCAACTCGACTGTCAAAACCGGCCATTAAGGTGATCGGCGTGCAGCTTCGGTACGGCTTCCGCATGTACCCGAATGGGCCTCAGCGCGCTGAGCTGGCACGGGCGTTCGGGTGTGCGCGGGTGGTCTACAACGACGCCCTGAGGGCGCGGGAGGCCGCCCGCGAGCAGAGGCTGCCGTTCCCGAAGACCGGGGACCTGTCCAAGCAGCTCATCACCGACGCGAAGAACACCCCGCAACGGGCCTGGCTCGGCGAGGTGTCCGCCGTCGTCCTTCAGCAGTCCCTCAGGGATCTGGATACGGCGTACCGGAACTTCTTCGACGGCCTGAAGGGCAAGCGTCCCCGCATGGGCGCACCCCGGTACAAGTCACGGAAGGACACCCGCCAGGCGGTACGGTTCACCGCGAACGCCCGATGGAAGATCACGCCGGGCGGCAAGCTGTCCCTGCCGAAGATCGGCGACGTGCGGGTGAAGTGGTCACGTACCCTGCCCTCGACACCGTCCACGGTGACGGTGATCAAGGACAGCGCAGGGCGGTACTTCGCCTCCTTCGTCGTGGAGACCGGCCCGGAGGAAGTCCTGCCGCAGGCGGCTCACGAGGTGGGCATCGACCTGGGTCTCGGGCACTTCGCGGTCCTGTCGGACGGGACGAAGATCAACTCTCCGCGCTGTTTGCGCCGGGCGGAGAAGCAGCTCAAGAAGGCGCAGCGCGCCCTGTCCCGCAAGGAGAAGGGCAGCAAGAACCGCGATAAGGCCCGGCATCGGGTCGCCCGCGGGCATGCGCGAGTGGCCGACGCGCGGCGCGAGTTCCACCACCAGCTCTCCACGAAGCTGATCCGCGAGAACCAAGCGGTTGCCGTGGAGGACCTGGCGGTGAAGGGACTCGCCCGCACGCGCCTGGCCAAGTCCGTGCACGACGCCGGATGGTCGGCGTTCGTGGCCATGCTGGAGTACAAGGCCGCACGGTATGGACGCACCTTCGTGCGCATCGGCCGGTTCGAGCCCACCAGTCAGGTGTGCTCGGTGTGCGGCGTGCAGGACGGCCCCAAGCCCCTGCACGTGCGCGTCTGGACGTGCGGAGCCTGCGGGGCCGTCCTGGACCGGGACATCAACGCGGCGGTCAACGTCGCCAAGGCGGCCGGACTGGCCGTGTCTGCCCGTGGAGCGCAGGTAAGACCGGGATCTTCGATCCCGGCGCAGCGCAGCGAAGCGGGAACCCACCCGAAGCTCCCCACCTCCTTCGCACGGTGGGAGCAGGCGGGAACCTCTGGCCTTTAGGCCAGGGAGGATGTCAACAGTCCAGGTCGTCCTCGGGGGCGGGGGCGGTTCCTCCTCCGGTGGGGCGTCGTCCGGGAAGCCGTCCGCCTCCGGGGCCGCGGCCGCGGGCACGGCCCCGTCCGCCAGGACGTCCAGGATCTGCTGGCCGTACTTCGCCAGCTTGTTCTCGCCGACGCCGGTCACCGTGCCCAGGTCGGCCAACGTCAGCGAACCGGTGCCCGGCGCCAGCGTCGCGATCCCGCGGAGGGTCGCGTCGTGGAAGATCACGTACGCGGGCACGCCCTGCTCCTTCGCGGTCGCCGCCCGCCAGGCGCGCAGCCGCTCGAAGACCGGCACGGCCTCCTCCGGCAGGTCGGCCGGCGCGGCCCGGCGGCTCTTGGCCGCCTTCTCCGCCTTCGCGGCGCGGGCCGTCCGCTCCGGTTCGCGGCGCAGCATCACCGTGCGCTGCCCGCGCAGGACGTCCCCGCTCGCGTCGGTCAGCACCAGCGTGCCGTAGTCGCCCTCGACGGCCAGCAGGCCCTGGGCGAGCAGCTGCCGCACCACGCCGCGCCACTCGGCCTCGCGCAGCTCGGCGCCGATGCCGAAGACGCTCAGCGCGTCGTGGTCGAACTGGATGACCTTGGCGGTCTTCTTGCCGAGCAGGATGTCGGTGATCTGGCCCGCGCCGAACTTCTGGTTCCGCTCCCGCTTGAGCCGTACCACGGTCGACAGCAGCTTCTGCGCGGGAACGGTGCCGTCCCAGGAGGCGGGCGGGGTCAGGCACGTGTCGCAGTTGCCGCAGGCCTCGCTGGCCTGCCCGAAGTAGCCCAGGAGCTGCACACGGCGGCATTCGACGGTCTCGCAGAGGGCGAGCATCGCGTCGAGGTGGGCGGACAGGCGGCGGCGGTGGGCGTCGTCGCCGTCGGAGCCGTCGATCATCTTGCGCTGCTGGACGACGTCCTGGAGCCCGTAGGCGAGCCAGGCCGTGGACGGCAGCCCGTCGCGCCCGGCGCGGCCCGTCTCCTGGTAGTAGCCCTCGACGGACTTGGGCAGGTCGAGGTGGGCCACGAAGCGCACGTCCGGCTTGTCGATGCCCATGCCGAACGCGATCGTGGCGACCATCACCAGACCGTCCTCGCGCAGGAAGCGCGCCTGGTGCGTGGCGCGCGTGGCCGCGTCCAGCCCGGCGTGGTACGGCAGCGCGGCGATGCCGCTGTCCACGAGGAACGCGGCGGTCTTCTCGACCGAGGCGCGCGAGAGGCAGTAGACGATGCCCGCGTCGCCGGGGTGCTCGGTGCGCAGCAGCTCCAGAAGCTGCCGCTTGGGCTCGTTCTTCGGCGCGATGCGGTACTGGATGTTCGGCCGGTCGAAGCTGGCCACGAAGTGGCGGGCGTCCTGGAGCTTGAGCCGGGAGGCGATCTCCGCGTGGGTGGCCTCGGTGGCGGTGGCGGTCAGCGCGATACGGGGCACGGTCGGCCAGCGTTCGTGCAGCGCGGACAGGGCGAGGTAGTCGGGGCGGAAGTCGTGGCCCCACTGCGCCACGCAGTGCGCCTCGTCGATCGCGAACAGCGCTATGGTGCCCCGGTCCAGCAGCGCCGGCGTGGACTCCACCCGCAGCCGCTCGGGCGCCAGGTAGAGCAGGTCCAGCTCCCCCGCGAGGAACTCCGCCTCGACCAGCCGCCGCTCGTCCAGATCCTGCGTCGAGTTGAGGAATCCGGCCCGCACGCCGAGCGCCTTGAGCGCGTCGACCTGGTCCTGCATGAGGGCGATGAGCGGTGAGATGACGACGCCGGTGCCCTTCCGTATCAGGGCGGGGATCTGGTAGCACAGCGACTTGCCGCCGCCGGTCGGCATGAGCACGAGCGCGTCACCGCCGCCCGCCACATGCGTGATGATCTCCTGCTGATCTCCGCGGAACGCGTCGTAGCCGAAGACTCGGCGCAGCGTCCGCAGGGCTTCGCTCGTCTCGGGACCGTCGGCCAGGTCGGGGGAGGACATCCGGGCATTCTACGAGCGGCACGGCACCGGACGCCGGGCCATGACCGGAATCCGTACCGTCACTTCGCGTCACAGCCGTGTCACAGTCGCCCCTCAAGATCACTTCTGACGCTAAATGATCATAAGCTTTCCTCGACCAATCGTTTGAAGGGGGAAAGGCATGACCATTTCTCGTGTGAGCAAGGTCCTCGGGGCGGGTGCGGCCGCTGTCGCATGCGTGGCCCTGGCGGGCTCGCCGGCTTCCGCCGGCACTAACACCGCGCATGCGCGCTCTATGGGCCACCACGGCTGCAGCTTCAACTCTGAGGGCTGGTTCGTGGCAGACGGCGACACGCTGTACATCAAGGACACGTGCGCCGAAGGCGATGACGCGATGCTGAAGGTGGATGTGGCTCCGATGAAATCGGAGGAGTGGAATTACGACCACCTGATCAGGAACTCCGGCGGGAAGGGGTCGACGAAGGTCGAGAACGGCTTCAACTTCCCCGAGGGCAAGAAGATCTGCATCTCCGTTGGTTCGGCGAAGGGGCGCGAGATGGGCGGATTCGGCCCCTGGAAGTGCGGAACGACGTGATCTCGGCCCTGAGCGCTCTGGCTCGCACGTAAATCGATCAAGGGGGAATAGGTATGACCATGTCTCGTGTGAGCAAGGTCCTTGGAGCGGGTGCGGCCGCGGTTGCATGCGTGGCCTTGGCGGGCTCGCCGGCTTCTGCCGGGACCAACACCGGGTATTCGCGCGGTATAGCCCATCAAGGCTGCAGCTTCTCCTCTGAGGGCTGGTTCAAGGCCAATGGCGACACGCTGTACATCAAGGACACGTGTGGCGATGGCTGGGCTGCGGAGCTGAAGGTGGATGTGGCTCCGTTGGCCGGGCAGACGGATTATGACCACCTGATCACGAATAACGGTGGGAAGGGGTCGACGAAGGTCGAGAACCGCTTCAACTTCCCCGAGGGCAAGAAGATCTGCGTCTCCGCCGGCATATCGGTCAACGGTGAGATGGGTGGATTCGGCCCCTGGAAGTGCGGAACCACGTGATCTCGGCCTCGACGGCTCCGAACCGCGCACGACGGGGGAACCGGGCCGGCGCGTAGCAGTCGATGACCGCCCGCTGTGGCGCGGACGCGGTGTGCAGCCCCTGGTCGCTGAGCGAGTACCGCTCCGCGACCAGGGGCGATTGCCGTTCGGCTGCGGTGTCAGGCCAGGTGGCGGATGACGCGCCGGAGCTGCTCCGCGTAGCGCTCGTGGAACTCCGGTGAGTCCGGCTCCACCCCGAAGGCCCGGCGGACCACGTGCGGCATCACGATCGGGGCCGCGACGGCGCCCATGAACAGCAGCAGCATGGCGGCCGGGTCGAGGTCGTCGGCCAGCTCGCCCGCCGCCTGCCGCCGCCGCACATCCGAGACGTCGGACACGTCCGACGGGTCCTCCGGGGCCCCCTCCTGCGCCGTGCCGCCGGTGAGCGCGTCCCAGACGGACAGGCGGAGGCCGCGGGGGTCGGCCAAGGAGTGCCGGAGGTAGGCCGCCACCACGTCCTCCAGGGGGAGGGCCGGGTCGTTGAAGGTCGCCTCCTCCGCCAGCCACTGGCGGCCGATCTCCTCGTACAGCCCCTCCTTGCCGCCGAAGTAGTAGTTGATCAGCTGCTTGTTGAGCCCGGCGCGATCGGCGATGTCCTGGACGCGGGCGCCCGCGAACCCCTTGGCCGAGAACTCGTCCTTGGCCGCCTCCAGCAGCAGCCGCCGGGAGCGCTCGGCGTCGATCTTGCGTTCCTCGGGTGCGGGCGTACGACGGGGCCGCTTCGAGGCGGGCGGCGGCGTCTGGGGCGTTGCGGTCACGGGTTCAGGTTAGCGGTGTCGTCAGCCGACCGCCTGACGACGTCACCCATCTGTGTGTTTGACAAGTTCATCCGTTTGGTTGAACCTGGTGGTGCGCCGGTGGCGGGGGCCATCGGTGAGACGGGGTATGCGCGCCCAGTTCGGGCGAGCGCAGAAAAGCGGGGAGAAACGACATGATCGTGGTGACCGGAGCCACCGGGAAGGTCGGCCGGTACGTGGTGCGCGAGCTCGCCGGGGCGGGTGCGAAGGTGTGCGCCCTCAGCCGGGACCCGGAGTCGGCCCAGGTGCCCGCCGGGGTGCAGGTGGCGCGCACCGGCGACCTGCCCATGTGCGACGTCCAGGCTGTCTTCCTCAACCCGGCGGTGATCTGGGCGGAGGGCCCCGGGGCCTTCCTGCGCCAGGCCGCCTGGCACGGGGTGCGCCGCGTGGTCACCCTCTCCTCGTCCGCCGTCCTCGACGCCGGGCCCGGCAACCCCATCGGCACCCACCACCGGGAGCTGGAACGCGCCATCGAGGAGTCCGGGCTGGAGTGGACCCACGTCAGGCCCGGGGCGTTCGCGTCCAACGCGGGTCAGTGGGCCGCGCAGATACGGGCGGGGGACGTGATCCACGGCCCGTACGCCGAGGCCGCGCAGGCCCCGGTGCACGAGGCGGACATCGCCGCGGTCGCCGCCCGGGCCCTGCTCTCCGACGAGCTCGTCGGCTGCGCGCCGGTGCTGAGCGGGCCGCAGTCGCTGACCTTCGCCGAGCAGGTGCGGGTGATCGGCGAGGCGATCGGCCGTCCGCTGCGGTACGCGGAGATCCCGCCGGAGGCGGCGCGCGAGCGGATGACGGACGGCGGCCATATGACGGCGGAGATCGCGGACTCGCTGCTGCGGATGTTCGCGGGGACGGTCGGCCGCCCCGCCGAGATCTCCGCGGAGACCGAGCGGATCACCGGCCGCCCGGCCCGCACGTTCGCCGAGTGGTGCGCGGAGCACGCCCCGCGGCTCTTCGCCTGACGGCGGCCGGCCCTTCTGGTCGGCCCTTCTCCTCGGGGGATGCCCTCAGGCCCCTCCGGGGGCCGCAGGGGGGCAACGGGCCGGCCATGCGGCCGTGCGCCTCAGCCGACAGTGAGGACGATCTTGCCCCGGGTCCGGCCCAGCTCTCCGTACGCGTGGGCCTTGGCGGCCTCGTCCAGCGGCAGCACCGTGTCGACCTCGGCGCGCAGCTTCCCCTCCGCCACCAGCTGGGCGATCGCCCGCAGCCCCGCCGAGTCCGGCTCGACCACGGTCCAGCCGGAGTGCACCCCGGCCGCCTCGGCCTCTGCCGCGGCCGGGAGGTCGTCCGGTGAGGGCAGCGTCACCAGGTGGCCGCCGCGGCGCAGCACGCCGAGGGAGCGCGTTCCGTAGTCGCCGCCGAACGCGTCCAGGACGACGTCCACGTCCCGCACCGTCTCGGTGAAGTCCACCCGCGTGTAGTCGACGACCTCGTCGGCGCCGAGCCCCCGCAGGAAGTCGTGCTTCTCGGCGCGGGCCGTCCCGATGACATAGGCGCCCCGTGCCTTGGCGATCTGCACGGCGAGGTGGCCGACGCCGCCCGCGGCCGCGTGGATCAGCACCCGCTGCCCGGCCCGCAGCCCGGCTGTGTCGACCAGGGACTGCCAGGCGGTGAGCGCGGCCAGCGGCAGCGCGGCGGCCTGGACGTGGTCGACGCCGACCGGCTTGCGGACGAAGCGCCGGGCGGGGGCGGTGACGAACTCGGCGTAGCCGCCCGCCTGTTCCGGGAAGCGCGGCATGCCGAAGACCTCGTCGCCGGGTGCGAAGAGGGTCACGCCGGGGCCGACGGCCTCGACGGTGCCGGAGACGTCGTAGCCGAGGATCGGGGGTGCGCCGACGGGCCCGATGGGCCCGTTGGCACGGACTTTCCAGTCGACCGGGTTCACGCCCGCGGCACGGACCCGGACGAGGATCTCCGTCAGGCCCGGCTCGGGGCGGTCCACCTCGATCGGAGCCAGGACCTCGGGGGCGCCCCAGGCGCGGGGGCTGACAGCGCGCATCGTCTCGCTCATGGACGTGTCCTCTCTGGTGAGCGGGACACCAGCGTGCGGCGGAACGATCGATCACCGTGTTGGCAGTTTGGTCATGATGCGACAGGATCTGGCCATGATGGTCAAGGACAGCGGCTGGCGCAGGCATCGCGTGGCGGTCCTCGCCCAGGAGGGCGTCTACCCCTTCGAACTGAGCATTCCGTCACGGGTTCTGGGCAACGCGGAGGACGCCGAGGGGCGGCCGCTGTACGAGGTGGTCGTCTGCACCCCGGACGGCTCGCCGGTGCGCAGCGATGCCGGGTTCTCGGTGGCGGTCGAGCACGGGCCGGAGGCGCTGGCGGCGGCGGACACCGTCGTCGTTCCGCCCACCAGCCGGCTCGGCCCCTTCGGGCAGGGCGATCCGCTGCCCCCGCCGACCGCGGCCGCGCTGGCGCGGGTCCGCCCCGGGACCCGCCTGGTCTCGATCTGCACGGGCAGTTACGTCCTCGCCGCCGCGGGGCTGCTCGACGGCCGCCCGGCGACCACGCACTGGCAGGTCGCCCAGGACTTCCGGCGCGCCTATCCACGCGTCACGGTGGACGAGGACGTGCTCTTCGTGGACGACGGCGACGTCCTGACCGCCGCCGGGGCCGCCGCGGGCGTCGACCTCTGCCTGCACCTCATACGCCGCGACCACGGCGCCGCCGTCGCCAATCACGTGGCCCGCCGCTGTGTCGTACCGCCGTGGCGGGACGGCGGGCAGGCGCAGTTCATCGAACGGCCGGTGCCCGAGCCGACGTCGGCGACCACGGCCGCGACGCGCG
Coding sequences within it:
- a CDS encoding MFS transporter — its product is MVGQAVLSAPGGGAETGAVEPGPAAEERRGRRNTVVLLAFTAITNLADGVTKIALPLLAARETGSPTLVAAVSLTLSLPWLLVALHVGVLVDRCDRRRLLWAADATRLLAVGALFWAATGDRLSIPFLCVGGALLGVAEVVALTAAGAAIPSLVPPAGRERANAWIAGAETVCNEFCGPFVGGLLLAAGAGFALGMTWASYLASSLLLLLLVGRFRAVRRQPEQGRAPEQGWAESGGGDGDGRSVHRDIAAGLRFVWRQRLLRTMSFILTVLCACWGGWLALMPLYATTTMGLTAREYGTVLSALGLGGLMGAVVVTRLNRCLGRRRVMFADLIGTLAMMALPALTTDLWAVALATFAGGMGGTLWSVNARTLSQQLVPDHMLGRTNAVSRLFSWGAMPVGAGAIGVLAEWLGPRPAFLVFAVAVAATVPFFLRVPIPGPADRHPGQPLSKMSRNSNSTVKTGH
- a CDS encoding RNA-guided endonuclease TnpB family protein, with the translated sequence MQLRYGFRMYPNGPQRAELARAFGCARVVYNDALRAREAAREQRLPFPKTGDLSKQLITDAKNTPQRAWLGEVSAVVLQQSLRDLDTAYRNFFDGLKGKRPRMGAPRYKSRKDTRQAVRFTANARWKITPGGKLSLPKIGDVRVKWSRTLPSTPSTVTVIKDSAGRYFASFVVETGPEEVLPQAAHEVGIDLGLGHFAVLSDGTKINSPRCLRRAEKQLKKAQRALSRKEKGSKNRDKARHRVARGHARVADARREFHHQLSTKLIRENQAVAVEDLAVKGLARTRLAKSVHDAGWSAFVAMLEYKAARYGRTFVRIGRFEPTSQVCSVCGVQDGPKPLHVRVWTCGACGAVLDRDINAAVNVAKAAGLAVSARGAQVRPGSSIPAQRSEAGTHPKLPTSFARWEQAGTSGL
- a CDS encoding TetR/AcrR family transcriptional regulator → MTATPQTPPPASKRPRRTPAPEERKIDAERSRRLLLEAAKDEFSAKGFAGARVQDIADRAGLNKQLINYYFGGKEGLYEEIGRQWLAEEATFNDPALPLEDVVAAYLRHSLADPRGLRLSVWDALTGGTAQEGAPEDPSDVSDVSDVRRRQAAGELADDLDPAAMLLLFMGAVAAPIVMPHVVRRAFGVEPDSPEFHERYAEQLRRVIRHLA
- a CDS encoding NAD(P)H-binding protein yields the protein MIVVTGATGKVGRYVVRELAGAGAKVCALSRDPESAQVPAGVQVARTGDLPMCDVQAVFLNPAVIWAEGPGAFLRQAAWHGVRRVVTLSSSAVLDAGPGNPIGTHHRELERAIEESGLEWTHVRPGAFASNAGQWAAQIRAGDVIHGPYAEAAQAPVHEADIAAVAARALLSDELVGCAPVLSGPQSLTFAEQVRVIGEAIGRPLRYAEIPPEAARERMTDGGHMTAEIADSLLRMFAGTVGRPAEISAETERITGRPARTFAEWCAEHAPRLFA
- a CDS encoding NADP-dependent oxidoreductase; translated protein: MSETMRAVSPRAWGAPEVLAPIEVDRPEPGLTEILVRVRAAGVNPVDWKVRANGPIGPVGAPPILGYDVSGTVEAVGPGVTLFAPGDEVFGMPRFPEQAGGYAEFVTAPARRFVRKPVGVDHVQAAALPLAALTAWQSLVDTAGLRAGQRVLIHAAAGGVGHLAVQIAKARGAYVIGTARAEKHDFLRGLGADEVVDYTRVDFTETVRDVDVVLDAFGGDYGTRSLGVLRRGGHLVTLPSPDDLPAAAEAEAAGVHSGWTVVEPDSAGLRAIAQLVAEGKLRAEVDTVLPLDEAAKAHAYGELGRTRGKIVLTVG
- a CDS encoding GlxA family transcriptional regulator, translating into MMRQDLAMMVKDSGWRRHRVAVLAQEGVYPFELSIPSRVLGNAEDAEGRPLYEVVVCTPDGSPVRSDAGFSVAVEHGPEALAAADTVVVPPTSRLGPFGQGDPLPPPTAAALARVRPGTRLVSICTGSYVLAAAGLLDGRPATTHWQVAQDFRRAYPRVTVDEDVLFVDDGDVLTAAGAAAGVDLCLHLIRRDHGAAVANHVARRCVVPPWRDGGQAQFIERPVPEPTSATTAATRAWALERLQEPLTLGELADHARMSLRTFTRRFRDEVGETPGRWLTAQRIELARQLLETSDLPVDLVAHRAGFGTANSLRQHMRSVLGVSPVAYRRTFQARTRPRAGSA